One segment of Sulfurovum riftiae DNA contains the following:
- a CDS encoding DUF2238 domain-containing protein, whose product MPRSHKIVYAIYVVIWAILAIDPKYRDDWLLENVLVFIVFPTVIWLDRKHHLTLTSIILLLIFASLHSLGSHFTYAEMEYFDPVTQFFGFERNHFDRVVHFLFGLLVFRLLFELVTPGIRRTGQALFFTFTVVVTISTLYEILEWLAAIIFHPELGIAFLGTQGDVWDSQKDIIAAILGALINLTFYKSYAKYLSSRQEK is encoded by the coding sequence ATGCCGCGATCACACAAAATCGTCTATGCCATCTATGTCGTGATATGGGCGATCCTGGCGATCGATCCGAAATACCGTGATGACTGGCTGCTTGAAAATGTACTGGTCTTTATTGTTTTTCCCACTGTCATATGGCTTGACAGAAAGCATCATTTGACACTGACAAGCATCATCCTGCTTCTCATCTTTGCCAGTCTGCATTCCCTGGGGTCGCATTTCACCTATGCAGAGATGGAATATTTCGACCCCGTGACACAGTTCTTCGGTTTCGAACGGAACCATTTTGACCGTGTGGTGCATTTTCTTTTCGGTCTTCTGGTCTTCAGACTGCTGTTCGAACTGGTCACACCGGGTATCAGACGCACCGGACAAGCACTCTTCTTCACTTTCACGGTGGTCGTGACCATTTCGACACTCTATGAGATACTCGAATGGCTTGCGGCCATCATTTTCCATCCAGAACTGGGCATAGCATTCCTGGGAACGCAGGGGGATGTGTGGGATTCACAGAAAGACATCATAGCAGCGATACTCGGTGCACTGATCAACCTGACATTTTATAAAAGCTATGCGAAGTATCTCTCCTCCCGCCAGGAGAAATAG
- a CDS encoding O-acetyl-ADP-ribose deacetylase, with protein sequence MNDNIIIKTGDITKENVCAIVNAANSSLLGGGGVDGAIHRAGGPDILEACRKVRQEQYPDGLPTGEAVATTGGKLPARYVIHTVGPVYRSCGERCASLLSASYENSLRKAVELGCRDIAFPAISTGIYGYPKEEAARIAYETVRKFLAEGHDLKVSFIFHSEEGKKVFEKAIV encoded by the coding sequence ATGAATGACAATATCATTATAAAAACAGGTGACATCACCAAAGAGAATGTCTGTGCCATCGTCAATGCTGCGAACAGTTCTCTGTTGGGAGGAGGCGGTGTAGACGGTGCCATACACAGGGCAGGGGGCCCTGACATACTGGAAGCCTGTAGGAAGGTACGCCAGGAGCAGTATCCCGATGGCCTTCCTACGGGCGAGGCTGTGGCAACGACAGGAGGCAAACTGCCGGCCAGGTATGTGATCCATACAGTAGGACCGGTCTATCGCAGCTGCGGTGAGCGTTGTGCCTCCCTTCTGTCTGCATCGTATGAGAATTCACTCAGAAAGGCAGTGGAACTGGGATGCAGAGATATCGCTTTTCCTGCCATTTCGACGGGGATCTACGGCTATCCCAAAGAGGAGGCGGCACGTATCGCCTATGAAACGGTCAGGAAATTCCTGGCTGAAGGACATGACCTGAAAGTCTCTTTCATATTTCACAGCGAAGAAGGCAAAAAGGTCTTTGAAAAAGCGATCGTCTAG